The Microplitis mediator isolate UGA2020A chromosome 8, iyMicMedi2.1, whole genome shotgun sequence genome has a window encoding:
- the LOC130673554 gene encoding probable serine/threonine-protein kinase irlF: MKYALIKIPKEDKRAVVETCYIKKFSDYGAYTKNCVYRYNDGRKKCRCLILHVSNSKEKLANPNFRVREPVVTNPSSLESSSSDDDEEDQSLVNRLKAARKEQKQNVIKSKKQKVEDIITTYKNNRESSEGKVSIGLNSDDKNKKIFNNDDQIEEQSLLDNEDPSGILVNESIEDRHAELDGISQTRNRSIIPDSDSEDDMFGEPQHKHIEANVKIINNNEVSYSESIAPPASNEVPNIILSDQDQNGNRRALKNITNFEPKQLTMRLMQDSRKKDDEIKNLKRQNQEYRVKVASYHQNLQRLQQQQQQEPQQELQQQPQQQPQRQHQRQQQQQPQHQDRYNPYYYLEHDEFHVGDNIYIRSTESRKAFDATDPPKFIKIMSHAIWGVNNISKLVVRKQKNTGNREELDARRLELLSIHYQHFLKQRNYSEGVFVLQLRAMNRYLDRAIQSAKKTVRRSLPEA, encoded by the exons atgaagtacgctttaataaaaatacccaAAGAAGATAAAAGGGCAGTAGTTGAAACttgttacataaaaaaattcagtgatTACGGCGCTTATACAAAAAACTGTGTATATCGTTACAATGAtggtagaaaaaaatgtagatGCTTAATATTACATGTTTCAA ATTCAAAAGAGAAACTGGCCAATCCGAATTTTCGCGTTCGAGAGCCTGTTGTTACTAATCCGTCATCATTAGAATCATCGTCTTCGGATGATGACGAAGAAGATCAGTCGTTAGTCAATAGGCTTAAAGCAGCAAGGAAA GAACAAAAgcaaaatgtaattaaatctaaaaaacaaAAGGTCGAAGACATAATAAcaacttataaaaataatagggAAAGTTCCGAAGGAAAA GTTTCTATTGGACTTAATtcagatgataaaaataaaaaaatatttaataatgatgACCAAATAGAAGAACAAAGCCTATTAGACAATGAAGATCCGTCTGGTATACTCGTCAATGAAAGTATAGAAGATAGACATGCTGAGCTTGATGGCATCTCCCAAACCAGAAACCGATCAATTATTCCCGATTCAGACAGCGAAGATGATATGTTTGGTGAACCCCAACACAAACATATTGAGGCAAAcgtgaaaataattaacaataatgaaGTTAGTTATTCAGAGTCCATAGCACCACCCGCAAGTAAtgag GTTCCGAACATTATATTATCAGATCAAGATCAAAATGGCAATCGACGAgctctaaaaaatataacg aattttgagCCTAAACAGTTGACAATGCGATTAATGCAAGACAGCCGTAAAAAAGATGAtgaaataaagaatttaaaacgCCAGAATCAAGAATATCGAGTAAAAGTAGCTTCTTATCACCAAAACCTGCAGAGACtacagcagcaacaacaacaagaaCCACAACAAGAACTACAACAACAACCACAACAACAACCACAACGACAACACCAAcgacaacaacagcagcaaccaCAACATCAGGATCGTTATAATCCTTACTACTATCTTGAACATGACGAATTTCATGTTGGAGACAATATTTACATTCGCAGTACAGAATCCCGTAAGGCATTTGACGCAACAGATCCGCccaaattcataaaaataatgtcacaCGCAATTTGGGGTGTAAATAACATTTCAAAGCTCGTAGTtcgtaaacaaaaaaacactGGAAACCGCGAAGAATTAGATGCTAGGAGATTAGAATTGCTATCTATACActatcaacattttttaaaacagcGTAATTATTCTGAGGGAGTTTTTGTTTTGCAGTTACGAGCTATGAATAGATATTTAGACCGAGCAATTCAGAGTGCTAAAAAAACAGTTCGACGATCATTACCTGAAGCATAG